From a region of the Sesamum indicum cultivar Zhongzhi No. 13 linkage group LG3, S_indicum_v1.0, whole genome shotgun sequence genome:
- the LOC105158783 gene encoding peptidyl-prolyl cis-trans isomerase FKBP16-3, chloroplastic, with translation MASASLLLPLSSTFGKNNCANRHREYKINVGVGIQSLASEPRLQSIKTIEHQDECAFMKRRNLINLAFGLLGLLSGSTFAEAAGLPPEEKPKLCDDACEKELENVPMVTTESGLQYKDIKVGGGPSPPVGFQVAANYVAMVPSGQIFDSSLEKGQPYIFRVGSGQVIKGLDEGILTMKVGGKRRLYIPGPLAFPKGLTSAPGRPRVAANSPVVFDVSLEYIPGLEDE, from the exons ATGGCATCAGCGTCTTTGCTACTTCCACTCA GTTCTACATTTGGCAAAAATAATTGTGCAAATCGTCATAGAGAGTACAAAATCAATGTCGGTGTTGGGATCCAATCCCTGGCTTCAGAACCTAGATTACAATCAATAAAGACTATTGAGCATCAGGATGAGTGTGCTTTCATGAAGCGCAGAAATTTAATCAACTTGGCATTTGGACTTCTAGGCCTCCTGAGTGGCTCTACTTTTGCAGAAGCTGCTGGATTGCCACCAGAGGAGAAACCAAAGCTATGTGATGATGCGTGTGAGAAAGAGCTTGAAAAT GTACCTATGGTAACCACCGAGTCTGGCTTGCAATACAAGGATATCAAAGTTGGCGGCGGACCTAGTCCTCCTGTTGGATTTCAG GTAGCTGCAAATTATGTTGCAATGGTTCCTTCAGGCCAAATATTTGACAG TTCACTGGAGAAAGGTCAGCCTTATATTTTCCGGGTTGGCTCTGGTCAG GTCATAAAGGGACTGGATGAAGGGATCTTGACCATGAAAGTTGGGGGGAAACGCCGACTCTACATTCCAGGACCA TTGGCGTTTCCGAAAGGTCTGACATCAGCTCCAGGAAGGCCACGAGTGGCTGCCAATAGTCCGGTTGTGTTCGATGTTAGTTTGGAGTACATTCCAGGACTGGAGGATGAGTAG